In the genome of Chryseobacterium sp. 52, the window TTCATCATTTGTTATTTTTATACAAACTAAAGAATACCGGAACTTGTATTCCAGTTTCTAAAAGGATATTTTATGCAGAATAAGAGATATTTTAGAATTTAATTTATTTTAAACCGGGGCTTTATTTTTCTGTCTTAAAACTTTATATTTGTTATTATGATTGACACAGATATGCAAAATAAAAAAATACATCAGGGCCGAAATATCAAGCGTTTCCGTGAAATGTTGGGCATCAAACAGGAAGCACTGGCTTCTGAACTGGGTGACGAATGGAACCAGAAGAAAATCTCTCTTTTAGAACAAAAAGAAACTGTAGAATCTGATATTTTAGCACAGGTAGCCAAAATTCTTAAAGTTCCTGCGGAAGCTATTGAAAATTTTGATGAAGAGCAGGCGGTGAATGTTATTGCCAGTACTTTCAATGATAATGCAGCTGTTATTAATAATTATCCTACTTTTCATCCAGTGGATAAGATTCTTCAACTCCATGAAGAGAAGATTGCGCTTTATGAGAGAATGTTGAAGGAAAAGGATGAGATGATGGAAAGACTGGAAAAATTATTAGAAAAAAAATAAAGCATTAACGAAAATGGCAGACGTTCACAACAAGGAAGTCAGAAGCTACAACATGAGCAAAATAAAAGGTAAGGATACCAAACCTGAAATGCTTGTACGTAAATTTCTTTTTGCTAATGGATTTCGTTATCGCCTGCATGATAAAAAATTACCTGGTAAACCGGACATTGTTCTGCCAAAATATAAAACAATAATATTGGTACATGGCTGTTTCTGGCATGGACATGAGGGATGTAAGTACTACGTAATTCCAAAAACAAGAACAGAATGGTGGTTGAATAAAATAAATCATAACATTGAAAATGATCGTAAAGCAAATATTACATTACAAAATGAAGGCTGGAAAGTATTAACAATCTGGGAATGTGATTTAAAAAGTAATAAAAGAGAACAAACACTTTCAGAATTATTAAAAACAATAAAAGGTGATAAATAATTGTGACTTAAAATACGTTGTCTTATAAGTCACATATTAGTATGTTAGTACCGTGGATAATATTAAACAAAAAATCGGAGAACGAATTAAAGAAATAAGAGTTGAAAAAAAACTCTCGCAGGAAGCCGTTGCGCTTAATTCAGGTATAGAACGCTCTTTCATGACACATATTGAAAATGGCAGAAGAAATGTTTCTGTAGAAACTCTTGAAAAAGTTCTTACAGGCCTTGAAATCTCATTTTCTGATTTTTTTAATTCTAATTTTTTTAAAAATGCCTGATAAATTTAAATATATTGATCTTTTTGCCGGTGCAGGTGGACTATCGGAAGGTTTTGTAAGAGCCGGATATGAGCCAGTAGCCCACGTTGAAATGGATAAAGCGGCATGTTATACATTAAAAACACGTGTTGCTTATCATTACCTAAAATCTGAAAATAGATTTGAAGAATACGTATCATATCTAAAAGGAGAAATTTCCAGAGACGTACTTTATAGTAAAGTGCCTGAAGAATTGCTCGACACTGTTATCAATCTGCCTATTGGAGATGATCATAATATAACTATTCATAATGAAATAGAAAAACAATTAAAAGGAAAAACTGTAGACCTTATCATTGGAGGGCCGCCATGCCAGGCATATTCACTTGCAGGCCGTTCAAGATCATCTAACGGGATGAGAGGAGATAAAAGAAATTACCTTTATGTTCAATATGCCGGGTATTTAGAGAAATACCAGCCAAGATTATTTGTATTTGAAAATGTTTACGGTTTATTATCTGCAGGCAATGGTATATATCTGGAAAATATGAAAAAACTCTTTTTGAAAAAGGGTTATAATATGAAAATCTTTAAAATTGAAGCTAATAACTTCGGTGTTCTGCAAAACAGAAAGAGAATTATCATTATTGGCTGGAAAACCGATCAAAACTTTGAAATCCCTGATCTTGAATTAATCAGGTTAATATCCGGAGATAATGTTTCATCCGTTTTAAATGATTTACCTGAAGTACAGGCCGGAGAATTGACAAGTCAATTCATAAAATACAAAACAAAAACAAATAACTATCTTACTGAAAGTACAATCCGTAATGGAATCGATATCCTTACACAACATCAAGCCAGACCCCATACAGCTCAGGATAAGGAAATCTATCGCATAGCTGTACAAAAATGGAATAAAAAAAAAGAAAGATTAAATTATAATGACCTTCCGGAAAGATTAAAGACACATAAAAACCGTAAATCTTTTTTTGACCGTTTTAAAATAGTAGCATCAGATCAACCTTTTTCACAAACAGTTGTTGCTCACATTGCAAAAGACGGACATTATTATATACATCCGGATATTAAACAAAACCGTTCTCTTACTGTGAGGGAAGCAGCACGCTTACAGTCTTTTCCTGATGATTACTTTTTTGAAGGTATCAAAGATGGTAAAGCAAGAACACCAGCATTTAAACAAATTGGTAATGCAGTACCACCATTGATGGCGTATGGAATTGCAAAAAAAATAAGAGAACAATTATGACAAATATGGGGAAAAATACAATTGAATTATTCGAGTATAAAGTTCAGAAAAATTCGGTATTTAAATTGGATTTGCAAGAAATAATGGATGAAATTCCTACGATAATCCATATGCCCGATTATGGACAAATTAATTTGGATGCATATAATCTGTATTATTCTCCAGATCCCTCTTTTATAGGAACCGAAGAAATAATAATTCAGGGGAATAATAGAAAATTTAAAATAAGATTTGACGTTGTATCTACATTTAAACCCAAAGCACATATTCTCATTTTATTAGGAGAGGAACTAATAAAAAGTAGTGTAATGGCTATTTATGAACTCATTAAAAACAGTTATGATGCAGATTCAAAAGGTGTATTGGTTAAATTCAACGATATTGAAGATATAGAAAAAGCCACAATAACAATTACTGATTCAGGAACAGGTATAACAAAAGAAGTTCTTGAGAATGTTTGGTTCGAGCCAGGAACAGACTTTAGAAAACCAATTGGTACAGATGGGATCAGAAAAATTAAAAGAAGTCCAATGTTCTGGAGAATTCCAATGGGTGAAAAAGGTGTGGGAAGATTTGCTGTTCATAAATTAGGACATACAATAAACTTAGTAAGCAGACCTGCAAAAGTAAACTTGGATGAACATGGCAAAGCTATTTCAGTAAATATATTAGATTATGAAGTGTGTGTTGAAATAGATTGGCGTAAATTTTCTCAAGGTAAATATCTAGAAGATGTAAAAATAAATTGGAGTGTAAAAACTAATCCTGATCATTTTCTATTTAAAAACTCTCATGGAACTAAAATTACTATTGGAAATCTTAAGGAGCCTTGGACTAGAGGAATGGCTAGACAGTTAAAAAGACATACTATGTCAATGCTCTCTCCTAAAAATGACTTAAATAAATTTAATATTAACTTAGATTTTGGAAATTGGTGGTTAAATGA includes:
- a CDS encoding helix-turn-helix transcriptional regulator; protein product: MIDTDMQNKKIHQGRNIKRFREMLGIKQEALASELGDEWNQKKISLLEQKETVESDILAQVAKILKVPAEAIENFDEEQAVNVIASTFNDNAAVINNYPTFHPVDKILQLHEEKIALYERMLKEKDEMMERLEKLLEKK
- a CDS encoding very short patch repair endonuclease, which gives rise to MADVHNKEVRSYNMSKIKGKDTKPEMLVRKFLFANGFRYRLHDKKLPGKPDIVLPKYKTIILVHGCFWHGHEGCKYYVIPKTRTEWWLNKINHNIENDRKANITLQNEGWKVLTIWECDLKSNKREQTLSELLKTIKGDK
- a CDS encoding helix-turn-helix domain-containing protein, translated to MDNIKQKIGERIKEIRVEKKLSQEAVALNSGIERSFMTHIENGRRNVSVETLEKVLTGLEISFSDFFNSNFFKNA
- a CDS encoding DNA cytosine methyltransferase produces the protein MPDKFKYIDLFAGAGGLSEGFVRAGYEPVAHVEMDKAACYTLKTRVAYHYLKSENRFEEYVSYLKGEISRDVLYSKVPEELLDTVINLPIGDDHNITIHNEIEKQLKGKTVDLIIGGPPCQAYSLAGRSRSSNGMRGDKRNYLYVQYAGYLEKYQPRLFVFENVYGLLSAGNGIYLENMKKLFLKKGYNMKIFKIEANNFGVLQNRKRIIIIGWKTDQNFEIPDLELIRLISGDNVSSVLNDLPEVQAGELTSQFIKYKTKTNNYLTESTIRNGIDILTQHQARPHTAQDKEIYRIAVQKWNKKKERLNYNDLPERLKTHKNRKSFFDRFKIVASDQPFSQTVVAHIAKDGHYYIHPDIKQNRSLTVREAARLQSFPDDYFFEGIKDGKARTPAFKQIGNAVPPLMAYGIAKKIREQL